From one Aeropyrum camini SY1 = JCM 12091 genomic stretch:
- a CDS encoding ABC transporter permease, with protein MAQLSRAFLWLVRKELLLAARNPVLLATQALFTLAMAVAAGALEHSSLLEPGFSLPPMLAALALFQAVFTAYTSYIREAEWGTLEALRTSPVDPGLVYLAKTLYSAASIFLTTLAFLPVYAVLASPPIPLWGYLMLGGWILLSSLLLGGVASLSSAMLSYSRNQALLTPTVLAVVSAPYMRVASRPLADLGAGLEPPGGWWAALAAAALLFTLVGYSLSRQLS; from the coding sequence GTGGCCCAGCTGTCTAGGGCTTTCCTCTGGCTGGTGAGGAAGGAGCTGCTCCTGGCCGCCAGGAACCCGGTGCTCCTGGCTACTCAGGCCCTCTTCACCCTTGCCATGGCTGTGGCGGCTGGGGCTTTGGAGCATAGTAGCCTGCTGGAGCCAGGGTTCAGCCTGCCGCCTATGCTGGCGGCGCTAGCCCTCTTCCAGGCCGTGTTCACCGCCTACACATCCTACATCAGGGAGGCCGAGTGGGGTACTCTTGAGGCACTGAGGACCTCGCCCGTCGACCCTGGGCTGGTCTATCTGGCGAAGACCCTCTACTCCGCGGCCTCCATATTCCTGACGACCCTGGCGTTCCTCCCGGTGTACGCCGTGCTCGCCTCCCCCCCGATACCCCTCTGGGGCTACCTCATGCTGGGGGGGTGGATACTCCTCTCCTCCCTCCTGCTGGGGGGCGTTGCCAGCCTCTCTTCGGCTATGCTCTCCTACAGCAGGAACCAGGCCCTCCTGACTCCCACGGTACTGGCTGTCGTCTCGGCCCCCTACATGAGGGTGGCCTCCAGGCCCCTCGCCGACCTTGGGGCCGGGCTCGAGCCTCCGGGGGGGTGGTGGGCAGCTCTCGCGGCGGCGGCCCTCCTCTTCACCCTGGTGGGCTACAGCCTCTCCCGCCAGCTCTCCTAG
- the htpX gene encoding zinc metalloprotease HtpX — protein MREWRMLEFIFAWWWLGLVESLILAGVIALVALNAHRIVGDAPQSLTALKASMGLTVLALIGGYIVVLGVAAWALDAFTGLSGTGVAIMLSLLALGMVLVQWLFSPYIINMVYRTREPLPGEEWLVAEVEQLARRSGLKPPKVVVSEMSMPNAFAYGSPIAGSYVAVTRGLLRLLPRDEVRAVLAHEVGHLKHRDVTVILALSLIPVAAFLIGRALVWAGILGGGGGERRGNPMALVAVGAALLAAGMVFQLIVAHFNRLREYYADAHSALVTGSPRSLQRALARIHAAYEHNPYLVEEARSNEMASMLFIVAPLTSLAASTLVDVDYLVERLKEQEANPLVELFSTHPPVSKRLRFLDRLAMRIGGIESY, from the coding sequence GTGAGGGAGTGGCGGATGCTGGAGTTCATATTCGCCTGGTGGTGGCTGGGCCTGGTAGAGTCGCTGATACTAGCCGGGGTCATAGCCCTTGTAGCCCTCAACGCCCACAGGATAGTGGGGGACGCGCCCCAGAGCCTAACAGCCCTGAAGGCAAGCATGGGGCTCACAGTCCTCGCCCTCATAGGCGGCTACATCGTCGTGCTAGGCGTTGCGGCCTGGGCCCTAGACGCCTTCACAGGCCTCTCGGGCACCGGGGTAGCTATCATGCTATCCCTCCTCGCCCTCGGCATGGTGCTGGTGCAGTGGCTCTTCTCACCCTACATCATAAACATGGTGTACAGGACCCGGGAGCCGTTGCCGGGCGAGGAGTGGCTTGTGGCTGAGGTGGAGCAGCTCGCCAGGAGGAGCGGGCTGAAGCCGCCTAAGGTTGTGGTGAGCGAGATGAGCATGCCCAACGCCTTCGCCTACGGGAGCCCCATAGCCGGCAGCTACGTCGCCGTAACCCGCGGCCTCCTCAGGCTCCTGCCCAGGGACGAGGTTAGGGCTGTGCTGGCCCACGAGGTTGGACACCTGAAGCACCGGGACGTTACAGTCATACTCGCCCTAAGCCTCATACCCGTGGCCGCCTTCCTCATAGGCAGGGCGCTTGTCTGGGCCGGCATACTGGGCGGGGGAGGAGGCGAGAGGCGGGGCAACCCCATGGCCCTGGTTGCGGTGGGCGCGGCACTCCTAGCCGCGGGCATGGTCTTCCAGCTGATAGTGGCCCACTTCAACAGGCTGAGGGAGTACTATGCCGACGCCCACAGCGCCCTGGTTACGGGGAGCCCCAGGAGCCTCCAGAGGGCCCTGGCTAGGATCCACGCCGCCTACGAGCACAACCCCTACCTGGTGGAGGAGGCTAGGAGCAACGAGATGGCCAGCATGCTCTTCATAGTCGCCCCCCTAACCAGCCTGGCGGCCTCGACCCTGGTTGACGTGGACTACCTTGTCGAGAGGCTGAAGGAGCAGGAGGCGAACCCCCTGGTGGAGCTGTTCAGCACCCACCCGCCCGTCTCGAAGAGGCTGAGGTTCCTGGACAGGCTGGCCATGAGGATCGGGGGTATAGAGAGCTACTAG
- a CDS encoding ABC transporter ATP-binding protein: protein MAALLRLEGVWKMLGGRWVLRGVTLALEPGEAVVVSGANGSGKTTMLRLAAGLMEPSRGRVWWRCPRGPRGCVGYVGHTPMVYGDLTVRENIEFFSALHGSGLDRSPLAAEAWRLMGLERYSGSLASQLSFGWRRRLDMVRALLGFPSLLLLDEPFTGLDQGASEALSRLLRLALGEGLALLMTTPLPDPRYLGLAHRVYTLEEGVLAEAS from the coding sequence TTGGCAGCCCTGCTAAGGCTTGAAGGGGTTTGGAAGATGCTCGGCGGCCGCTGGGTGCTGCGGGGGGTTACCCTGGCCCTGGAGCCCGGGGAGGCGGTGGTTGTGTCCGGGGCGAACGGCTCGGGGAAGACGACAATGCTGCGGCTGGCGGCCGGGCTGATGGAGCCCTCCCGCGGCAGGGTGTGGTGGCGCTGCCCCCGGGGGCCCCGGGGGTGCGTGGGGTATGTGGGCCACACCCCCATGGTCTACGGGGATCTAACTGTCAGGGAGAACATCGAGTTCTTCTCCGCCCTCCACGGCTCGGGGCTCGATAGGTCGCCCCTAGCGGCGGAGGCCTGGAGGCTCATGGGGCTGGAGAGGTATAGCGGCAGCCTGGCGTCACAGCTCAGCTTCGGATGGCGTAGGAGGCTCGACATGGTTAGGGCCCTCCTAGGCTTCCCCAGCCTCCTCCTCCTGGACGAGCCTTTCACGGGCCTCGACCAGGGGGCCTCGGAGGCCCTCTCCAGGCTCCTCAGGCTAGCCCTGGGGGAGGGCCTGGCACTCCTCATGACGACACCGCTCCCCGACCCCCGCTACCTGGGGCTAGCCCACAGGGTTTACACGCTCGAGGAGGGGGTTCTGGCGGAGGCCTCCTAG
- the cdd gene encoding cytidine deaminase yields MEPPEDLVGVAVEYSARAYAPYSRFRVGAAVKTSDGRVYGGCNVENSSYGLTVCAERTAVFKAVSEGSAGVEEIVVYAADSDEPVPPCGACLQVLSEHARGDPPVYMVSRSGRVRYARLSQLLPMAFRLGEGRG; encoded by the coding sequence GTGGAGCCGCCTGAGGACCTCGTGGGGGTTGCTGTCGAGTACTCGGCCAGGGCCTACGCCCCCTACTCCCGCTTCAGGGTTGGGGCCGCTGTGAAGACCTCGGACGGCCGGGTCTACGGTGGCTGCAACGTGGAGAATTCTAGCTACGGCCTCACAGTCTGCGCCGAGAGGACGGCGGTGTTCAAGGCTGTCTCCGAGGGGTCGGCGGGTGTGGAGGAGATTGTGGTCTACGCGGCCGACAGCGACGAGCCCGTGCCACCCTGCGGCGCCTGCCTCCAGGTGCTGAGCGAGCACGCCAGGGGAGACCCCCCGGTCTACATGGTATCCCGCTCTGGGAGGGTGAGGTACGCAAGGCTCTCCCAGCTGCTTCCGATGGCCTTCAGGCTGGGGGAGGGGCGGGGCTGA
- a CDS encoding AAA family ATPase → MDFRTASGLARKFLQELEKPFVGRHEQALMLTLALVSGEHVVMIGEPGTAKSALARRAAELLNARFFKYLLTRFTEPSELFGPLDLRSLREGRYVRITRGKLPEAEIAFLDEVFNANSAVLNTLLSLMQERIVYDGYSEIRVPIWSIIGASNRVPEEPELEALYDRFVYRDYVKPLDQDHWDKLLDAAWSLEKGEYEAAKPIMSMEELKEINKHVMSVDVSPVKPSLIRLFVLLEEKGLHVTDRRKGKILKAVAAHALLNGRSSAEESDLIVLKYTVPKDPEDFDKINIILMEELKTKDRVLRELEEIRKNVENAQSVITRMQSFDPRLTDYFRSLKATRNRVAHLVKDLDDPEVQRMADEIIIAVDLLLEEIMAKLNM, encoded by the coding sequence ATGGACTTTAGGACGGCCTCAGGCCTCGCCCGAAAGTTCCTCCAGGAGCTTGAGAAGCCATTCGTGGGCAGGCATGAGCAGGCGCTCATGCTGACCCTAGCCCTGGTAAGCGGCGAGCACGTGGTCATGATAGGGGAGCCTGGCACCGCCAAGAGCGCCCTCGCCAGGAGGGCTGCGGAGCTGCTGAACGCAAGGTTCTTCAAGTACCTTCTAACCAGGTTCACCGAGCCCAGCGAGCTCTTCGGCCCCCTGGACCTCAGGTCTCTGAGGGAGGGGAGGTACGTTAGGATAACCCGGGGGAAGCTGCCGGAGGCTGAGATCGCGTTTCTCGACGAGGTTTTCAACGCGAACAGCGCCGTGCTGAACACCCTCCTCAGCCTCATGCAGGAGAGGATAGTGTACGACGGGTACAGCGAGATCAGGGTGCCGATATGGAGTATAATAGGGGCGAGCAACAGGGTTCCCGAGGAGCCGGAGCTCGAGGCCCTCTACGACAGGTTCGTCTACAGGGACTACGTCAAGCCGCTGGACCAGGACCACTGGGACAAGCTGCTAGACGCGGCCTGGAGCCTCGAGAAGGGGGAGTACGAGGCGGCCAAGCCCATAATGAGCATGGAGGAGCTTAAGGAGATAAACAAGCATGTGATGAGCGTCGACGTCTCCCCGGTGAAGCCGAGCCTGATAAGGCTCTTCGTCCTGCTGGAGGAGAAGGGCCTCCACGTGACCGACAGGAGGAAGGGCAAGATCCTGAAGGCCGTCGCGGCCCACGCCCTCCTCAACGGGAGGTCCAGCGCCGAGGAGAGCGACCTCATAGTGCTCAAGTACACGGTCCCCAAGGACCCGGAGGACTTCGACAAGATCAACATCATACTGATGGAGGAGCTTAAGACGAAGGACAGGGTCCTCAGGGAGCTCGAGGAGATAAGGAAGAACGTCGAGAACGCCCAGTCAGTGATAACCAGGATGCAGAGCTTCGACCCAAGGCTCACCGACTACTTCAGAAGCCTCAAAGCCACGAGAAACAGGGTGGCGCACCTTGTCAAGGACCTCGACGACCCCGAGGTGCAGAGGATGGCGGACGAGATAATTATAGCGGTGGACCTCCTCCTCGAGGAGATAATGGCCAAGCTCAACATGTAA
- a CDS encoding DUF1641 domain-containing protein — protein sequence MEHGAQVGDEKILKLLELVEENYDALATAIELVAALKKSGTLDALLQLAEMGDEIFNSLARPEVMKMIGNLMMMGYILSQIDQPLLMKAAEKMPLCMNTALQEAASTEKGMGIRELLKTMTSPEMAALLKALVAGVGCARGKKA from the coding sequence ATGGAGCATGGAGCCCAGGTCGGGGATGAGAAGATCCTCAAACTGCTTGAGCTTGTCGAGGAGAACTACGATGCCCTAGCCACGGCGATAGAGCTGGTCGCTGCGCTGAAGAAGTCGGGAACCCTCGACGCCCTCCTACAGCTAGCGGAGATGGGGGACGAGATATTCAACTCCCTAGCCAGGCCAGAGGTCATGAAGATGATCGGAAACCTCATGATGATGGGCTACATACTCTCCCAGATAGACCAGCCCCTCCTCATGAAGGCGGCGGAGAAGATGCCCCTCTGCATGAACACAGCCCTACAGGAGGCAGCCTCAACAGAGAAGGGCATGGGTATAAGGGAGCTGCTGAAAACCATGACAAGCCCCGAGATGGCCGCCCTCCTAAAGGCGCTCGTCGCGGGCGTGGGCTGCGCGAGAGGCAAGAAAGCCTAG
- a CDS encoding ABC transporter substrate-binding protein has translation MQGGYSLAHIAAGIAVVALIVLGAGFYAIYQELASLRSQVEGLNTRYEEISESLENVQGAFESSRGDIESIASSLESIQDRVSSIEERLGSTATQSDLDAVARELASLSQQLEDLQARIQALEESGAERGERLDQLAMALQDLQARLASLEERVDEVYSSLYFPVTVVDGTGTPVVILERPERIVSMAPSATEALYYIGALDRVVGVDQYSDFPPELNEAKEAGDVAVIGGYWNPSIEAILSLEPDLVVGVSSVPSHIQARKVLAAYGIPVILLPYSSLEDIRESLIMAGKATGEVVSAYKAAVEFDMAVAAAGILLEGLEPVETAVIVWPNPLFVVGGGTWEHEIIEAAGGVNVYGDTQGWPQVSYESLLEKDPDVIILMGDHGEGGVTVEGFMEALESQLGDAAWEIDAVASGRIYILLDEYNDSFARPSPRTVLSMFVMAAVIHPEAFDMQPDSLPSEVSPGTLDILALLEGRLPGEVLEFLGGALG, from the coding sequence TTGCAGGGCGGCTACTCCCTAGCCCACATAGCCGCTGGCATAGCTGTGGTCGCCCTCATAGTACTCGGGGCGGGCTTCTACGCCATATACCAGGAGCTCGCCAGCCTGAGGAGCCAGGTGGAGGGTCTTAACACCAGGTACGAGGAGATAAGCGAGAGCCTGGAGAACGTGCAGGGCGCCTTCGAGTCGAGCAGGGGGGATATAGAGTCGATAGCCTCCTCCCTCGAGTCTATACAGGACAGGGTATCCAGTATTGAGGAGAGGCTGGGCTCTACGGCCACCCAGAGCGACCTGGATGCTGTGGCCAGGGAGCTTGCATCCCTCTCCCAGCAGCTCGAGGACCTCCAGGCCAGGATCCAGGCTCTAGAGGAGAGCGGTGCCGAGAGGGGGGAGAGGCTGGACCAGCTGGCCATGGCCCTCCAGGACCTCCAGGCCAGGCTTGCATCGCTGGAGGAGAGGGTTGACGAGGTCTACTCATCCCTCTACTTCCCCGTCACAGTGGTGGACGGTACGGGGACCCCTGTCGTCATACTGGAGAGGCCTGAGAGGATAGTCAGCATGGCGCCCAGCGCAACAGAGGCCCTCTACTACATAGGAGCCCTAGACAGGGTGGTGGGGGTCGACCAGTACAGCGACTTCCCGCCCGAGCTGAACGAGGCGAAGGAGGCGGGGGATGTGGCGGTGATAGGGGGATACTGGAACCCGAGTATAGAGGCTATACTTAGCCTCGAGCCCGACCTCGTGGTGGGCGTTTCCTCGGTGCCGAGCCACATCCAGGCGAGGAAGGTCCTCGCGGCCTACGGGATACCGGTCATACTGCTCCCTTACAGCAGCCTCGAGGATATAAGGGAGTCCCTAATAATGGCTGGCAAGGCTACTGGCGAGGTTGTTAGCGCGTATAAGGCTGCGGTGGAGTTCGACATGGCCGTGGCCGCAGCCGGGATTCTGCTGGAGGGCCTCGAGCCTGTGGAGACAGCGGTTATTGTATGGCCAAACCCGTTGTTCGTGGTGGGCGGCGGGACGTGGGAGCACGAGATTATTGAGGCGGCTGGCGGGGTTAACGTATACGGCGACACACAGGGCTGGCCGCAGGTGTCCTACGAGTCACTCCTCGAGAAGGACCCCGACGTGATAATACTGATGGGCGACCACGGAGAGGGTGGAGTCACCGTTGAAGGGTTTATGGAGGCGCTTGAGAGCCAGCTGGGCGATGCGGCCTGGGAGATAGACGCCGTCGCCTCTGGTAGGATCTACATACTGCTGGATGAGTACAACGACAGCTTCGCCAGGCCCAGCCCCAGGACGGTTCTATCCATGTTCGTGATGGCCGCGGTAATCCATCCAGAGGCCTTCGACATGCAGCCCGATAGCCTGCCGAGCGAGGTGTCCCCCGGGACCCTCGATATACTAGCACTGCTTGAGGGTAGGTTGCCTGGGGAGGTGTTGGAGTTCCTAGGTGGGGCTCTAGGTTGA
- a CDS encoding vWA domain-containing protein, giving the protein MTEDRSGEGSDAGRERRSLIKGVGVIDDLKLYRGQKILSTARKLNISGIPDIISPELAVDVFYTFYYPVPALEEQPPLEWGEEAVFRRRVLESLLMSPNLWRAKPYTTADSLTSVVAAASFVERLARLLSRLQRPQRGRSRDREEKEGENQGGQGEGEPGGEFEEEKLREMVEKALESVEKDARAAKNVKQLLSMMGAGDTSVLAFDENIEFILRIARETDVSRVLENVQGIREIMKRRSRRETRSPKGWFDGLEYGSDLERIHYSQLILPDEYFWASYSSSKLLLYRKVLDSSRGPIYVLLDKSGSMVGAKIDWARAVAVALFRRSLAENRRFSARFFDSVTYPAIHLRPRSKPRDFLELVKYLAAVKAGGGTDITAAIKTAADDILRTPRGEQRISDIVLITDGEDRLNIDVVEDSLKRSDARLHTVVIQGHNPYLKRISYRYMSVRRLEGREAVKVVDFD; this is encoded by the coding sequence TTGACCGAGGATAGGTCTGGAGAGGGGTCTGACGCTGGGAGGGAGAGGAGGAGCCTGATAAAGGGAGTGGGGGTTATAGACGATCTCAAGCTTTACAGGGGCCAGAAGATACTGTCCACCGCGAGGAAGCTCAACATCTCGGGGATCCCCGATATAATATCCCCCGAGCTCGCGGTGGACGTCTTCTACACCTTCTACTACCCCGTCCCCGCGCTGGAGGAGCAGCCGCCTCTGGAGTGGGGTGAGGAGGCGGTCTTCAGGAGGAGGGTTCTAGAGAGCCTTCTCATGAGCCCCAACCTCTGGAGGGCCAAGCCATACACCACCGCGGACAGCCTGACGAGCGTTGTGGCGGCGGCTAGCTTTGTGGAGAGGCTTGCCAGGCTCCTCTCGAGGCTGCAGAGGCCCCAGAGGGGGAGGAGTAGGGATAGGGAGGAGAAGGAGGGGGAGAACCAGGGTGGCCAGGGCGAGGGGGAGCCTGGGGGTGAGTTTGAGGAGGAGAAGCTGAGGGAGATGGTGGAGAAGGCTCTGGAGTCTGTGGAGAAGGATGCCAGGGCGGCTAAGAACGTGAAGCAGCTCCTCTCTATGATGGGGGCGGGGGATACTAGTGTTCTAGCGTTCGACGAGAACATAGAGTTCATACTCAGGATAGCCCGGGAGACCGACGTCAGCAGGGTGCTGGAGAACGTCCAGGGTATAAGGGAGATAATGAAGAGGAGGAGCAGGAGGGAGACTAGGAGCCCCAAGGGCTGGTTCGACGGGCTGGAGTATGGGAGCGACCTGGAGAGGATACACTACTCCCAGCTAATACTCCCGGACGAGTACTTCTGGGCGAGCTACTCCAGCTCGAAGCTCCTCCTCTACAGGAAGGTCCTCGACTCGAGCAGGGGGCCGATATACGTGCTCCTGGACAAGAGCGGGAGCATGGTGGGGGCAAAGATAGACTGGGCTAGGGCTGTGGCGGTAGCCCTCTTCAGGAGGAGCCTCGCCGAGAACCGGAGGTTCTCAGCCCGTTTCTTCGACAGCGTAACCTACCCGGCGATACACCTGAGGCCGAGGAGCAAGCCGAGGGACTTCCTGGAGCTGGTCAAGTACCTGGCCGCCGTCAAGGCCGGGGGTGGCACTGACATAACGGCGGCGATAAAGACTGCGGCGGACGACATCCTCAGGACGCCCCGTGGGGAGCAGAGGATAAGCGATATAGTGTTGATAACGGACGGGGAGGACAGGCTAAACATAGACGTCGTCGAGGACAGCCTGAAGAGGTCGGACGCCAGGCTCCACACCGTCGTCATACAGGGCCACAACCCCTACCTCAAGAGGATAAGCTACAGGTACATGAGCGTGAGGAGGCTGGAGGGGAGGGAGGCGGTCAAGGTGGTCGACTTCGACTAG
- a CDS encoding translation initiation factor eIF-2B has product MPAGFEEAVREVSRERVRGASWALSTLARGLLEELESGRTLECPRTSQVLRTTLPGMGSLEVLAEVVERLCSRPGELAEALRRLMDYVEEAGREAAERAAELLSGAGAVSTVSFSRAVQLTILAARPPLVYVLESRPGGEGVAMARHLRQSGVNTVVLPDSAVGLAVSRSGAVVFGADAAGLDGCLRNKLGTLPLATSAGALGVEVVAVFESYKIVPRACGWEGVETRGYRVEGWGDVEYPVFEPVPLRLVSHIATELGGGRAGVEPLRLYRRLFLEEVLGGDV; this is encoded by the coding sequence TTGCCAGCAGGGTTCGAGGAGGCCGTTAGGGAGGTTTCCAGGGAGAGGGTCCGGGGCGCCAGCTGGGCCCTCTCAACCCTCGCCCGAGGCCTTCTAGAGGAGCTGGAGTCGGGCCGCACCCTTGAATGCCCCAGGACCTCCCAGGTCCTCAGGACCACGCTACCCGGCATGGGGAGCCTGGAGGTCCTCGCAGAGGTTGTTGAGAGGCTATGCAGCCGTCCCGGGGAGCTGGCCGAGGCGCTGAGGAGGCTCATGGACTATGTTGAGGAGGCTGGGAGGGAGGCGGCGGAGCGTGCCGCCGAGCTCCTCAGTGGGGCTGGGGCGGTTTCGACAGTGAGCTTCAGCAGGGCTGTGCAGCTTACAATTCTAGCCGCGAGGCCCCCGCTAGTGTACGTGCTGGAGTCGAGGCCCGGCGGAGAGGGTGTGGCGATGGCCAGGCACCTGAGGCAGTCGGGGGTGAACACTGTTGTCTTGCCGGACTCGGCCGTGGGCCTGGCCGTCTCCAGGTCGGGCGCGGTGGTTTTTGGGGCGGACGCCGCGGGGCTGGACGGGTGTTTGAGGAACAAGCTAGGCACCCTCCCCCTGGCGACTTCCGCTGGCGCCCTTGGTGTGGAGGTTGTCGCTGTTTTTGAGTCCTACAAGATAGTCCCGAGGGCCTGCGGCTGGGAGGGGGTTGAGACCCGGGGCTACAGGGTGGAGGGGTGGGGCGACGTCGAGTATCCGGTTTTCGAGCCTGTGCCTCTCCGGCTTGTTAGCCATATTGCGACGGAGCTGGGTGGAGGGAGGGCTGGGGTGGAGCCTCTGAGGCTGTATAGGAGGCTTTTCCTGGAGGAGGTCCTGGGGGGTGATGTATAA
- a CDS encoding NAD(P)/FAD-dependent oxidoreductase, whose amino-acid sequence MKRILVLGGGPGGLVAAYNLAKLLRGKAEITLVDKTGYHLFPPSLLWVMVGQREPEDIMRPLSRLEKHGVKIVTASVESIDPDNNKVATSGGEFEYDFLVVSLGSIPRPELMKTDDTVCSPWTVEGALDCRRKLAGFKSGRVVVGAWSWPYKCPPAPFEAAFLVKYLVEQRGGDAQVTVVHFWKKPMEPFGPTMAEAFQSFLDMYGVGFKGGVEPVEAREGRLVAGSGEEIEYDLAVFAPPHEPPKPVAESPLGDESLGGYMRVDKRTLRSPRYGNVFGVGDIIAPSLGLGMAGIFAHFQAEYVASQIADEILGTYMGEHYNMSGVCVMDLGYAGAAVYCDFSKKVMGEADYPDCVILGGMRAFRPLKYAFERYWLEKWFA is encoded by the coding sequence TTGAAGAGGATACTCGTCCTAGGCGGGGGGCCCGGAGGCCTGGTCGCCGCCTACAACCTGGCCAAGCTGCTGAGGGGGAAGGCTGAGATTACGCTGGTGGACAAGACGGGATACCACCTCTTCCCCCCCAGCCTCCTCTGGGTGATGGTTGGGCAGAGGGAGCCCGAGGATATTATGAGGCCCTTGTCCAGGCTTGAGAAGCACGGGGTAAAGATTGTTACCGCCAGCGTGGAGTCGATAGACCCGGACAACAACAAGGTCGCCACCTCAGGCGGTGAGTTCGAGTACGACTTCCTCGTGGTGAGCCTAGGCAGCATACCCCGGCCGGAGCTCATGAAGACGGACGACACAGTCTGCAGCCCCTGGACGGTGGAGGGGGCTCTAGACTGTAGGAGGAAGCTGGCGGGCTTCAAGAGCGGCAGGGTTGTTGTGGGTGCTTGGAGCTGGCCGTACAAGTGCCCGCCCGCCCCCTTCGAGGCGGCGTTCCTAGTCAAATACCTCGTAGAGCAGAGGGGAGGCGACGCCCAGGTCACGGTGGTCCACTTCTGGAAGAAGCCTATGGAGCCCTTCGGCCCCACGATGGCCGAGGCCTTCCAGAGCTTCCTAGACATGTATGGAGTGGGCTTCAAAGGCGGTGTGGAGCCGGTTGAGGCCAGGGAGGGCAGGCTGGTCGCGGGCAGCGGGGAGGAGATAGAGTACGACCTAGCCGTCTTCGCCCCTCCCCACGAGCCGCCCAAGCCGGTGGCCGAGTCGCCCCTGGGCGACGAGAGCCTCGGAGGGTATATGAGGGTTGACAAGAGGACCCTGAGGAGCCCCAGGTACGGCAACGTCTTCGGCGTGGGAGACATTATCGCCCCCAGCCTGGGCCTCGGCATGGCGGGAATATTCGCCCACTTCCAGGCTGAGTACGTGGCGAGCCAGATAGCCGACGAGATACTGGGGACCTACATGGGTGAGCACTACAACATGAGCGGCGTCTGTGTTATGGACCTCGGCTACGCGGGGGCAGCCGTGTACTGCGACTTCTCTAAGAAGGTTATGGGTGAGGCGGATTATCCTGACTGCGTCATACTCGGGGGTATGAGGGCTTTCAGGCCGCTTAAATACGCCTTCGAGAGGTACTGGCTTGAGAAGTGGTTCGCATAG
- a CDS encoding nitroreductase family protein has product METAGVAEAARVVYEVFSRHRSIRKYVKKPLPEEHVNLLMEAARRAPTDATLHLWSAVRVVDDGVRRRLATAIGQEHVYEAGEFFVFLADFYRLKRLLEHRGEELGRVDRALLVFSAIDAGLAAENMAVMAEALGYGTCFIGGVQNAAELIIDLLDLPEKTYPLFGLTIGYPAEDPPLRPRLPADLLFHTDRYRRYSSEDLARAYEAMASYSRRRDWLRILKRYVAVGGYFETRSEEMWRLLRRRGFEV; this is encoded by the coding sequence ATGGAGACTGCGGGCGTTGCTGAGGCGGCTAGGGTTGTCTACGAGGTATTCTCCAGGCACAGGTCTATAAGGAAGTATGTTAAGAAGCCTCTGCCGGAGGAGCATGTAAACCTCCTCATGGAGGCTGCTAGGAGGGCCCCTACAGACGCGACCCTCCACCTCTGGAGCGCTGTCAGGGTTGTTGATGATGGTGTGAGGAGGAGGCTGGCCACGGCGATAGGGCAGGAGCACGTGTATGAGGCTGGCGAGTTCTTCGTGTTCCTGGCTGACTTCTACAGGCTCAAGAGGCTGCTCGAGCACCGGGGCGAGGAGCTGGGCAGGGTTGACAGGGCTCTCCTCGTGTTCTCAGCCATAGACGCGGGGCTGGCGGCGGAGAACATGGCGGTGATGGCTGAGGCCCTCGGCTACGGGACCTGCTTCATAGGCGGGGTCCAGAACGCCGCAGAGCTCATCATAGACCTCCTAGACCTCCCCGAGAAGACCTACCCCCTCTTCGGCCTCACCATAGGCTACCCCGCTGAGGATCCGCCGCTCAGGCCCAGGCTACCGGCGGACCTGCTGTTCCACACCGACAGGTACAGGAGGTACAGTAGTGAGGACCTGGCTAGGGCCTACGAGGCCATGGCCTCCTACAGCAGGAGGAGGGACTGGCTCAGGATACTGAAGCGCTACGTCGCCGTCGGCGGCTACTTCGAGACCAGGAGCGAGGAGATGTGGAGGCTGCTGAGGCGGCGGGGGTTCGAGGTGTAG
- a CDS encoding COG2426 family protein: MIPELLPENPVAAVALASLTPGLEPRYALLIGLGLGLGLPETLALSAAGVLVLALLLYTAIGTVDGLMEALCRRRGSRANPGCLYLALRSSAARRAGGYVERYGWAGLILFIAIPLPATGMYSGALAAALLGIRDPRLLASLLAGGYLSLAITALVGGGVSIVSTW; the protein is encoded by the coding sequence TTGATACCCGAGCTGCTTCCCGAGAACCCGGTGGCGGCGGTGGCCCTCGCCTCCCTAACCCCGGGCCTGGAGCCGAGGTACGCCCTGCTTATAGGCCTAGGCCTGGGCCTAGGCCTGCCGGAGACCCTAGCCCTCTCAGCGGCCGGCGTCCTTGTGCTAGCCCTCCTGCTCTACACCGCGATAGGCACGGTGGACGGGCTTATGGAGGCCCTCTGCCGCAGGAGGGGCAGCCGGGCCAACCCGGGGTGCCTCTACCTAGCCCTCAGGTCCTCGGCGGCCCGCCGTGCGGGGGGTTATGTTGAGAGGTATGGCTGGGCGGGGCTAATACTCTTCATAGCCATACCGCTACCCGCCACTGGCATGTACAGCGGCGCCCTGGCGGCGGCACTGCTGGGGATAAGAGACCCAAGGCTCCTGGCGAGCCTGCTGGCCGGGGGCTACCTGAGCCTGGCTATAACTGCTTTGGTTGGAGGAGGGGTTTCAATAGTTTCAACCTGGTAA